The sequence CCTATGAATAATGATTATGCATAACCGGTCATGGCGGGCCTCGCAGGCGGCGTCAATGATCGGAGACACCGACGATCGAATGCCACTCGCTGGCATCCCCGACCAGGCGATGGTGTTTAGCTTGTCGTCGCTGCGCGACTTTCGGCTGACGTGATCCGTACCCGAGCTCGTACCGCTACAGCAGCGAGCAAGGCTAGACGGCCCGTCACCATTTAAAACCGCACTCTGTCCGACACGTCAGCAGATCTTAGGGAGGTGGAGCTGGCGATGGCCGCCACTCGTCCGCATGAATCGCCTCTGCACGCCCCTCTCACTCTGCTGCGCGTCGCCCGCCCGCACGTCGGTGCCCCCGTGCTGACGAGCAGGCGGGGTAGCGCCCGATGGTGGCCGTTGCGGCGGCCGGCGCCGGGCGCTGTCCGGGTGGCGCTGCGACACGTCTTGAGCGTGCTCGGCGTGTCGCAGCGCCGCCTTCGACTCTCCCTGCTGCTGTGTGTCGATACGCAGACCGCGGTGGTGGGCGAGGTGGTGGCACCCGTTTCGGCGGGTGCCACCCATTCACCAGCCCAGACCGGCTCCCAGGCGCAGCATGTTGCGGTGCACGTTCACCGTCTGGCGCGGAGGCGATCGTGACCGCTGGAGAGACGGGCGCGGCGAGATTTGCCGAGCCGCTGTCACTGGAGGCGGTGCGGGAACGGGTGTGGAAGGAGCCGGCCGGCGCGGTGTTGCTGCTGCAACGTGAACCGTGGCAGCACGAGTACGCCGGGGGGCTGTGGTCGGCTCAGCCGGCCGCGGTCTGGTGCACCGTCCTCGCTGAGGCGTACCTGCGGGTCGACGCTGCCGAGGCGGCGTTCGATGCCGTTGATGATGCAATCGACCTGGTGAGCGGGCCGGCGGGGGCTGTCACCGACGACGTACGAACTGCACTGGTTCCGGTCGCGGCGGTATGGGCCGATCTCGGCGTCTACATCGGCGACGAGGACGCTGAGGCACGGTGCCACGTCTATGCACGCCTGGCCGAACGCGTCGACGACGAACGTCGCCTGCTTCTGGCCGGAGCTATACGCGCTATCGCGGTCTACCACCACGCCGACGGCGAGCGTGGCCGGCGGTGGCTTGAACGGGTCTTGACGCGCTATCAGCAGATCGCCGGTCACACCGACGCCGGCATCAGGATGCTCACGAGTGGGCTCGCGGCGATGGATGACGGGCTTACCCGCGGCGAGTACCGGCCCGGCTCGCGTGAGGCGTTCCGGATTCCGGTGCCGGGCGGCATGGTGCAGCCGGACGTCGCAGCCCCGCCCCATCACTACCTCGCCAGCCGGGTGCGGCTGCATCGGCCGTATCCGGCGGCCGGTGCAGGCGGTCGGACGTGATGAAACCCATGTCCGCGTACCAGCCGAGCGGGGGACGTGGCGGAACCGGCGCCGGTCAGCACTGCTCAATTCGACCACAACAGGGAGGCGTGGTGACCACGGAACCGGTGCCGCTGGACGAGGCGCTCGCCGACGTGCACGAGGGCGTGGTGGCCGTGGGAGCTTGGCTCACCGGCCAAGCCCGGGGTCAAGAGCCGGCGGGTACCCGGAGCCGGCACATCTGCAGACGGGGTTGTCCGGCTGAGCCGGGCCGGCAGGTCGCCGGGATCGCCATCTACGACGGTGGGTTGCGTGCCGCCCGCCGCGCCGAGCTGTCCGATATCGCATCAGGCGACGATGAATCGGTCGCCAAGGGGATCCGGTCATGATGGCGCTGCCCGAGCCGCCATCGGGTGTGACGATCCGTGACGCGACCCAGTGGGACGTGGCGCCTGTAGCGGGGATTCTGGCGTGTACCGTGCTGCCGACATCGATCGGGACGTGGCTGGAATCGGACCCGCTGGTTCGTGGCGGCCAGCTTCACGCCTTCTATCTCGACCGCGTCAGGGAAGCGCTGCGGCACGGCGCGGTACGGCTGGCTGACGTAGCCGGTGCGACGATCGGCGCGGCGGTGTGGCTGCCGTGCACCGACCCGGCTGCCGACGCTCCTATGGCCGTGGCGGGGGCTGGTGTCGCCCTGCGCATGAGCCAGATGGAAGCCGTTGTCTGGCGGCCGCACCTGTCGCAGCCGCATCTGCGCCTGGCCGGCCTGGGCGTGCTGCTACATCAACGGCATCACGGTGTCGCGACCGCCTTGCTGACAGAACACCTGCACGGCCTGTTGCATTCGGCTCGATGCCTCGCGGTCGAGGCGTCGCTCACGGGGTTGTGTGCCCGGTGCGGATACCGCCCGCACGGCGAGGCGGTGCGGCTGACGCCCGGGGGCGTGATCGTGCAGCCGATGCTGCGAGGTCCGGGCGGGCCCGTGGCTCGTGCCCGAAATTCGGCCGCGGCCCGGTATCCGAGCGGCCCAGCCCCGCACCGTGCTGCGTACGGTGCCGCGCCAGTACGTGAGGCGACCGGAGACAAGCCATGACCAGCGAGTTCGATCTCGACACGAGCGTGCCGCACTCCGCGCGCCTCTACAATTACTGGCTCGGCGGCAAGGACAACTTCGCCGTCGACCGCGCGGTCGGCGACGCGATGATTCGAGCCATCCCCGACCTGCAATACATGGCCGGGGAGAACCGCAAGTTCGTGCACCGCGCCGCCCGGGACCTCGTCGACCAGGAGGGCATCCGGCAGTTCCTGGACATTGGGACCGGCATCCCGACCTCTCCGAACCTGCACGAGGTGGCTCAGCGCATCGCCCCGCAGACCCGGGTGGTCTACGTCGACAACGACCCGCTCGTCCTCGTCCACGCCCGCGCTCTGATGGTCAGCACTGCCCAGGGCCTCAGCAGATGCTTGGCTGCCGACCTGCGTAAACCACGATCGATACTGGATGACCCGGTGCTGCTGGACACCGTGGACCTGTCCGAGCCTGTCGGTCTCACGTTGATGGCGATCCTGATGCTGATCGCCGACGAGGACGACCCGTGGGGCGCGGTGGCCGAGCTACGCGACGCGATGCCATCCGGCAGCTGTCTGGCGATCACTCATCCGTCGGCCGACTTCAACCCTGCCGAGATGGCCGCGGCGGTCAACGCCGCGACCGGTGCCGGGATGACTTTCGTACCCCGGTCGAAAGAGGCGGTCGCTAAATTTTTCGGTGACTGGCCGCTGCTGGAGCCAGGCCTGGTGCCGGTATCGGCTTGGCGCCCGGACACCTCGGTCAGCGACGCGCGGGCCGCCTACTACTGGGCCGGCGTGGCGAGGAAACCGTAGATGGATGCCTTGCCGGAAGGGCCGAACATGAATGCCGCCAATTCTGCCAACGACCCCGGCAGCTGGGCCGCGACGGACAGTGCCGCCGTCGCAACGGCGCCGGCTGCGACGGTGGCCTGTGCCGAATACCTCCTCGACGTCCGGCACGCCGACGACGCCGCATTTGCTCTCGTCGCGCCGCTGTTCGTCGGACTCGACCCGGCCAGCGTGCCACCGGACCTGGAGTTGGCCAGAGCCGCGCTGATCCACGTGGTCAGCAGCGCTGAGGGCCACGACGACTCAACGGATGTGGCGTGGGCGGTCTACGCCCATACAACGCATGTGCGGATGCTGGGGACCGATCACCGGCGGACACGGCGCGCCGCCACGACGCTCGCCGAGGTCTACGAGACCCGGGCCGAGGCCGATCTGGCTTCCTTCGAACGGGCCGCCGAGGTTTACCGGCAGCTGGTCAGCACCTGTGCGAGAGCTGGCAGCGAGGCGGAGACCGTTGAGGCCCGGATGGGGCGCGCGATCTGCTTGCATGCCGGCGGGCGGTGCGGTGATGCGATCAACCTCATGGACCAGATGTGGCGGAACTGGATCCGCACGCCGGATGCCAGCCCCAGCCGCGGCGCTGAGATTGCCGGCGCGTACTCCGCGATGCTGCGCCAGTGTCACCGCGTCGACGAAGCGATCGGCATCGAAGTCGAGGCGCTGGGTCTGCTCATCGGCGTATCCGGACCCGCTCAGCTGCTGTTCGACATCGCTGACCGCGCTCCTGCTCTGCAGGCGCACGTGCACGTGCCGAGCGCCGTCCGAAGCGCGTCTCTGAACTGTCTGCTCAAACTGCACAGGGTCTGGTAGCGGCCGTGGCCGGTGAGGTGAAGGGAGCCGGATGGGCGAATGCCGTCGCATTCGCGGGTCCCGCCGGGGTCTCGGAAAGGTGAAACGCCATGCAGCGTTGTGCGCCTTCGTCGTTGCCCGCGCTTCCGCATTCTATCCGAGGTGTGAAAGGGATGCCGATATGTTCGCCGTCAGCGACATCGATCGCCGCGTCGCGCTCGCGTGTGTCGCCGAAAGCCGGAGCGCCGTCCGATGACGCTCGACATCCGACACAACGTCCACATCCGCAAGGCTAGGAAACGTCCGCGCGACAGCGACGTCGCGGCTCTGGCCACGGTGCTGAGCAGCGCCTTCATGCATGCAGATCTGGCCGACTACCTCATCCCGGACTGGGATGAACGCCGGACCCGGTACCCGGACTATTTCGCGCTGCTTGCCGAGCACGCTCTGACCACCGCGCACGTCGACCTGCTCACCATCTGGAATCACTCCATCATCGCGGGCGCGGCCGTCTGGTACCAGGTCGACGAAGACGGGCTCCCCGATCCCGAGGCTGACTACGGTCATCGGCTCAGCGCCGCGGCGGGCCCAGCGATGGAGCGATTCACTGCTTTGAAACGGGCGATGCACGAACATCACCCACGCGCCGAACCACACGACTACCTCGCATATCTCGCGGTTCGGCCTCCATACCGGCGCTACGGATTCGCTTCCCGGCTGCTCGATCACCGTCATCAGCAACTCAATGCGGCCGGACGACCCGCCTACCTCGAAGCCACCGGCGACCACAACAGGGCGCTGTACGCGGCGCACGAGTACCTCGAGCTGGACCCGTACCCGATAGCTGCGGACGGCCCGCACCTGTTCCCGATGTGGCGCAAACCCAGCAACGCCGCGTAGATGGCCTCCGGCCGTGCATCTCTCCCCCGCAATCGCGCGGCCGGAACGGAGGGCGTACCGCTCGGCGCCTCTGGCCAGGCACCCGAGCGGTACGCCCTCGCCCCGCATCGTTGCCCGCCACCAAGGCCGGCATACCCACCTACCCCGGCAAAACCCACCATATCACCCACAAGCAGGGAAGACATGCCGTCCACACCAGCAACCAGTTTCAGCGCGAACAACGAGATCCTCGCGCGGCGCCGCCGCATGCCATCGCCGTACCGAGCCGGTCAGTACATGTCTCGGGCCGAGCTGGCCGAAGCGGTGAATAGGGCTTTGCGCGAGCTTCACCCGGGCCGGGGCGATCTCGCGTCGCTGGAGGTCGATGCGCGCTGGGTCGGTCACATGGAACGAGGAGCGCATCGGTGGCCCCGGGAAGAACGCCGGGCGGCGCTACGTCGGGTGTTCGACGCCAAACATGATCACGAGATCGGGTTGTATAACCCGCGCCGCACCGGCACGCTGCCGCACGCCGAGACGGCATCGGCGGCGGGCAGCGCCATTCCGGTGTCGCGGCCTGCCGTAGAGGACCGTGCGGCGCCGGCCGGCCGGTCGCCGGCAGCAGGTGGTGCAGTGGCGAGTTCGCGGATGGACACGTCGGTGCCGCATCCGGCTCGCCGCTACAACTACTGGCTCGGCGGCAAGGACCACTTCGCCGCTGACCGGGCCTCCGGCGACGCCATCGCCGAGGCGTTCCCGTCAGCGCCAGCCGCCGCCAGGGCCAACCGTAGGTTCCTGCAGCGCGCCGTGCAGTACCTGGCCGAGGAAGCCGGCGTGCGGCAGTTCCTGGATGTCGGCGCGGGTCTGCCCGTGCCGGACAACACCCATGAGATCGCGCAACGCATCGACCCGGCCGCCCGGGTGCTCTACGTCGACAACGATCCGCTGGTGATGGCTCACGCGCGGGCGCTGCTGTGCGGCACTGCGCAAGGGCGCACCGACTACCTGGAGGCTGACCTGCGCGATCCACGCAGCATCCTGACGTCGCCGGCTTTCCGAGCGACGTTGCGGCAGGAGCAGCCGATCGCGGTGCTGCTGGCCGCCGTCCTGCATTTTCTGACCGACGACGGTGAAGCGGCGCACGCGGTCGGTTGCCTGGTCGAGGCGTTGCCGTCGGGTAGCTATTTGGTGATCAGCCACTTCACCCTGGATCTCTCGCCGCAGGAGGATCGTCAGAGGTATCAGCGCATGTACCGCGCGGGTCAGACCGACGTACACGCCCGGACCGGCGAAACGATCGAGGGCTATTTCCGCGGCCTGAACCTCGTCGACCCGGGCATCGTGCCGATCACCCAGTGGCGCCCCGACACCGACGACTCGGAGCTCACCCCGGCGCAGGTAGCAATCTACGGCGCCGTCGGTCGCGTGCCATAACCCGTTGACGGCTGCAGAGCACGGCCTCGTGCACCGCCCCCGAGGCCAGCCCCGCACCCCACCCTGCTCGCTCCTGCGCCTGATCGCACCGGACAGTTCGTTCGATGTCGTCTGGTGATCCGCGCTCGAGGCGGTCGCCTGGTCCTTGCCTGCTGAGGCGCGGACGGCTTCACCGCTGTCACCGCGGGCGCGAACGGGTTGCTCACGATCAGGCCGCGCGCCAGAAAACGAAAACCGACACAAAAACCGCATTCCCGGCCATCGATCTTTATGCCATTTTTGATGGGCGCTTCCGGCCGCTAGCCGCCGGCCGCACTCACGGCCGGGGACTCACCTGCCACCTTCAGCGGAAGGAACACGCCCATGTCCTTCGACCGGCCCTCCGTGCGGGCCCCGGTAGACCACCCGCAACCCGTCGGGCAACGGCCACCCGACCCTGCCTGGCTGACCAGGCTGCCCCCACAGCCACCACCGGCACCCCAACCCCCGCTTGGCGAGCTGTCGATGACACAGTCCGTCGGCCGGCACGCCAAAGACCGAACATACCCAGCGGACGGCCCCGCCGCGCATCCCGCGCCGCAACCGGATGCATCTCCTAGGCCCGGTGTGGTGTCGGCGGTGGTGGCTATGCCAGCGGCCAAACGGCCCCGTACGCGTGGAGCGGTTCGCAACGCGCCGCTCGCCGACGACCTGTTCCGGCTGATGCACAAAGAACGCGACGGCGCGCTGCAACTGCACGAGGACGTAGCAGGCTTGGTGCTGGCCGCAGCGCTGCTCGGCGAACTCGTCCTGGGCGGACATCTGATGATCACCGCCGACTACGCGGTCACAGTCCCCACCCGTCCAGCGCCGTACGAGCCGCTCGCCCACGAGGTCCTGGACATCGTGACCTGCGAGAGTCACCCCGCGCCGACATGGCTGC is a genomic window of Actinoplanes teichomyceticus ATCC 31121 containing:
- a CDS encoding SAM-dependent methyltransferase, which encodes MTSEFDLDTSVPHSARLYNYWLGGKDNFAVDRAVGDAMIRAIPDLQYMAGENRKFVHRAARDLVDQEGIRQFLDIGTGIPTSPNLHEVAQRIAPQTRVVYVDNDPLVLVHARALMVSTAQGLSRCLAADLRKPRSILDDPVLLDTVDLSEPVGLTLMAILMLIADEDDPWGAVAELRDAMPSGSCLAITHPSADFNPAEMAAAVNAATGAGMTFVPRSKEAVAKFFGDWPLLEPGLVPVSAWRPDTSVSDARAAYYWAGVARKP
- a CDS encoding GNAT family N-acetyltransferase — encoded protein: MTLDIRHNVHIRKARKRPRDSDVAALATVLSSAFMHADLADYLIPDWDERRTRYPDYFALLAEHALTTAHVDLLTIWNHSIIAGAAVWYQVDEDGLPDPEADYGHRLSAAAGPAMERFTALKRAMHEHHPRAEPHDYLAYLAVRPPYRRYGFASRLLDHRHQQLNAAGRPAYLEATGDHNRALYAAHEYLELDPYPIAADGPHLFPMWRKPSNAA
- a CDS encoding SAM-dependent methyltransferase gives rise to the protein MPSTPATSFSANNEILARRRRMPSPYRAGQYMSRAELAEAVNRALRELHPGRGDLASLEVDARWVGHMERGAHRWPREERRAALRRVFDAKHDHEIGLYNPRRTGTLPHAETASAAGSAIPVSRPAVEDRAAPAGRSPAAGGAVASSRMDTSVPHPARRYNYWLGGKDHFAADRASGDAIAEAFPSAPAAARANRRFLQRAVQYLAEEAGVRQFLDVGAGLPVPDNTHEIAQRIDPAARVLYVDNDPLVMAHARALLCGTAQGRTDYLEADLRDPRSILTSPAFRATLRQEQPIAVLLAAVLHFLTDDGEAAHAVGCLVEALPSGSYLVISHFTLDLSPQEDRQRYQRMYRAGQTDVHARTGETIEGYFRGLNLVDPGIVPITQWRPDTDDSELTPAQVAIYGAVGRVP